In the genome of Bryobacteraceae bacterium, one region contains:
- a CDS encoding PQQ-binding-like beta-propeller repeat protein, translated as MKFLAAVLVSAFALQAGDWPTFRGHNSSGVAEVTNLPTEFGPEKNVIWKTPLPPGHSSPVVVGDRIYLTGFEDGKIFTFALDRQTGKVVWRREAPRPRVEKLHESNSPTSPSAASDGRNVYVFFTDFGMLSYGPDGNERWRLPLGPFNNPMGQAATPILAGDLILQPCDQESGSFFVAVHKDTGKVAWRVERPDFTRGFSTPVLYRPKDGGPLQVLLAGSYRLVAYEVATGKEVWYVRGLTWQLKPTPVMDDENIYVLGWAGEADPGQQETVPEFAEILKQMDKNSDGKVQKAEMTIQKLAKAWDSVDLDLSGAIEERDWKLYQSKRSVVNGVNAFKLGGKGDMTEKNTLWRYSKSLPNVPSPLLYKGVLYLCKDGGILTALDPKTGNVLKQGRITGAPGAYFTSPLGADGKIFTISEEGKAAVIKPGAEWEVVHINDFNDSVHATPAIVDGKIYLRTHSALYAIGNGD; from the coding sequence ATGAAATTCCTCGCCGCTGTATTGGTGTCCGCATTCGCACTCCAGGCCGGGGACTGGCCGACCTTCCGCGGCCACAACTCCTCCGGCGTCGCCGAAGTGACGAACCTCCCGACCGAGTTCGGCCCGGAGAAGAACGTCATTTGGAAGACGCCCCTCCCGCCGGGCCATTCCTCGCCTGTCGTGGTGGGCGATCGCATCTACCTCACCGGATTCGAGGACGGCAAGATCTTCACGTTCGCGTTGGACCGGCAGACGGGCAAGGTCGTCTGGCGCCGGGAAGCGCCGCGGCCGCGGGTGGAGAAACTGCACGAATCGAACTCGCCCACCTCGCCGAGCGCGGCAAGCGACGGCCGCAACGTCTACGTGTTCTTCACGGACTTCGGGATGCTTTCTTACGGTCCGGACGGCAACGAGCGGTGGCGGCTTCCGCTGGGTCCGTTCAACAACCCGATGGGCCAGGCGGCAACGCCGATCCTCGCGGGCGATTTGATCCTGCAGCCCTGCGACCAGGAAAGCGGATCGTTCTTCGTGGCCGTGCACAAGGACACCGGCAAGGTGGCGTGGCGCGTGGAGCGGCCCGATTTTACGCGCGGCTTTTCGACGCCAGTGTTGTATCGGCCCAAGGACGGCGGTCCGCTGCAGGTGCTGCTGGCAGGTTCCTACCGTCTGGTGGCGTACGAGGTGGCGACGGGCAAAGAGGTCTGGTACGTGCGCGGCCTCACATGGCAACTGAAGCCCACGCCGGTGATGGACGACGAGAACATCTACGTGCTGGGCTGGGCCGGCGAGGCCGATCCCGGGCAGCAGGAGACGGTCCCCGAGTTCGCCGAGATCCTGAAGCAGATGGACAAGAACAGCGACGGCAAGGTTCAGAAGGCTGAGATGACGATTCAGAAACTCGCCAAGGCGTGGGATTCGGTGGATCTCGATCTCTCCGGCGCCATTGAGGAACGCGACTGGAAGCTGTATCAATCGAAGCGCTCGGTGGTGAACGGGGTGAATGCGTTCAAGCTCGGCGGCAAGGGCGACATGACCGAGAAGAATACGCTCTGGCGCTACAGCAAGAGCCTGCCCAACGTGCCATCGCCGCTGCTGTACAAGGGCGTGCTCTATCTGTGCAAGGATGGCGGCATCCTCACCGCGCTCGATCCGAAAACGGGCAACGTGCTCAAGCAGGGCCGCATCACCGGCGCGCCGGGCGCGTACTTCACGTCTCCGCTGGGGGCGGACGGCAAGATCTTCACGATCTCCGAGGAAGGCAAGGCGGCGGTGATCAAGCCGGGCGCGGAATGGGAAGTGGTCCACATCAACGACTTCAACGACTCCGTTCACGCAACACCGGCCATTGTCGACGGCAAGATCTACCTGCGCACGCACTCGGCGCTCTACGCGATCGGCAACGGGGACTGA
- a CDS encoding sulfatase-like hydrolase/transferase has product MQNLPELRTTAHRRITRRALLGASGAAALAQNRRPPNIVFLFADDLGWGDLPSFGRRGRVAHGGWIQDGDPKTPNLDRMAAEGTRFTQFYVASPVCSPSRAGIMTGFFPARTGIHDYLGTPELNKRRGVSNSLDPKTGTLTRMLQKAGYATGHFGKWHLSSGPEAPTPEAYGIDRYDACLSGPDGRVRSSETIADRVIGFAEQHRAQPFYINAWLYDPHSPLHPTEEMMAPYADLSPKWGDQKGAMQVYYGVLTNMDRHIGRILDSLDRMGLAENTLFVFASDNGPESGLIPFTSHYGGAGSAGPFRGLKRSLYEGGIRTPFIARWKGATPAGRVNNDTVLSGVDFLPSFARLAGLDAPADVDGEDLSPSLQGENPRRRRALYWENRYPVYGHVLDRSPMLAMRDGDFKLLMNPDMSRVELYEIPRDPSEMNNAAAARKALVKEMSGRLLAWRRQLPKGFVDPDAGRNDYPWPGR; this is encoded by the coding sequence ATGCAGAATTTACCTGAGTTGCGCACGACGGCACATCGCCGGATCACGCGGCGGGCCTTGCTCGGCGCTTCGGGGGCCGCCGCGCTCGCGCAGAATCGCCGCCCTCCGAACATCGTATTTCTGTTCGCCGACGACCTCGGATGGGGAGACCTCCCCAGTTTTGGGCGGCGCGGCCGCGTGGCGCACGGCGGCTGGATCCAGGACGGCGACCCGAAAACGCCGAACCTCGACCGCATGGCCGCCGAGGGCACCCGCTTCACCCAGTTCTACGTGGCGTCGCCGGTTTGCTCGCCATCTCGCGCTGGGATCATGACGGGTTTCTTTCCGGCGCGCACCGGTATCCACGACTATCTCGGCACGCCGGAACTGAACAAGCGACGCGGCGTATCCAATTCGCTCGACCCCAAGACCGGCACGCTCACCCGCATGCTGCAGAAGGCGGGGTACGCCACCGGGCATTTCGGAAAGTGGCACTTGTCGAGCGGGCCGGAAGCGCCAACGCCGGAAGCGTACGGCATCGATCGTTACGACGCCTGCCTCAGCGGTCCCGACGGCCGCGTCCGCTCTTCGGAAACAATCGCCGATCGCGTCATCGGCTTCGCCGAGCAACACCGCGCCCAGCCGTTCTACATCAACGCCTGGCTCTACGACCCGCATTCGCCGCTCCACCCAACGGAGGAAATGATGGCGCCCTACGCCGATCTCTCCCCGAAGTGGGGCGACCAGAAGGGGGCGATGCAGGTCTACTACGGTGTGCTCACGAACATGGATCGCCATATCGGCCGCATTCTCGATTCGCTCGACCGGATGGGGCTTGCCGAAAACACGCTGTTCGTGTTCGCAAGCGACAACGGTCCGGAAAGCGGACTCATCCCGTTCACTTCGCACTACGGCGGCGCCGGTTCGGCGGGGCCGTTCCGCGGCTTGAAGCGGAGCCTCTACGAAGGCGGCATCCGCACACCGTTCATCGCCCGCTGGAAGGGCGCGACGCCGGCGGGACGGGTGAACAACGACACCGTACTGAGCGGAGTCGACTTTCTGCCTTCCTTCGCGCGGCTGGCCGGACTCGACGCGCCGGCGGACGTCGACGGCGAGGATCTTTCTCCATCACTGCAAGGGGAGAACCCACGTCGCCGGCGGGCTCTCTATTGGGAGAATCGCTATCCGGTCTACGGCCACGTGCTGGACCGTAGCCCCATGCTCGCCATGCGCGACGGCGATTTCAAACTGCTGATGAATCCCGACATGAGCCGCGTGGAATTGTACGAGATCCCGCGAGACCCGTCGGAGATGAACAACGCCGCCGCCGCGCGTAAGGCGCTGGTGAAAGAGATGTCCGGGCGGCTGCTCGCCTGGCGGCGCCAGTTGCCAAAAGGCTTCGTGGACCCGGACGCGGGCCGCAACGATTATCCCTGGCCCGGCCGCTAA
- a CDS encoding zinc ribbon domain-containing protein gives MPMYEYRCQECGEKYEQLRRMSEADTGLACPRCASQKVERLLSAFATAGCGGGSGRFT, from the coding sequence ATGCCGATGTACGAATACCGCTGCCAGGAGTGTGGCGAAAAATATGAACAGCTTCGCCGGATGTCGGAAGCCGACACCGGCCTTGCGTGTCCCCGCTGCGCGTCCCAGAAAGTAGAGCGGCTCCTCTCGGCATTCGCCACCGCCGGTTGCGGCGGCGGCTCCGGCCGGTTCACCTGA
- the msrA gene encoding peptide-methionine (S)-S-oxide reductase MsrA, translating to MESQSITLGGGCFWCLEAVFQRMAGVVGVESGYMGGHVGNPTYKQVCSGNTGHAEVVRVSFDPSAVSLSEILEVFFAIHDPTTLNRQGNDVGTQYRSAIYTNSPEQEAGVRAFVDALAASDRFGGRIVTEIAPAGVFHKAEDYHQDYFNNNAYQPYCQYVVAPKVEKFLTKFPGRARA from the coding sequence GTGGAATCCCAATCAATCACACTCGGCGGCGGCTGTTTCTGGTGCCTCGAAGCCGTGTTTCAACGAATGGCCGGAGTGGTCGGGGTTGAGTCCGGCTACATGGGCGGCCACGTCGGGAACCCTACTTACAAACAGGTGTGTTCCGGGAACACCGGGCACGCCGAGGTGGTGCGGGTCTCCTTCGATCCTTCGGCAGTTTCGCTCAGCGAGATTCTGGAAGTCTTCTTCGCCATTCACGACCCCACTACCCTCAACCGGCAAGGCAACGACGTCGGCACGCAATACCGGTCCGCGATCTACACGAACTCCCCGGAGCAGGAAGCCGGCGTGCGCGCCTTTGTGGACGCGCTGGCCGCGTCGGACCGTTTTGGCGGCCGGATCGTCACCGAGATCGCGCCGGCCGGCGTGTTCCATAAAGCTGAAGACTACCATCAGGATTACTTCAACAACAACGCCTACCAGCCCTATTGCCAGTACGTGGTGGCGCCCAAGGTTGAGAAATTCCTCACGAAGTTTCCAGGCCGCGCGCGGGCGTAG
- a CDS encoding sodium:solute symporter family protein, protein MVSVVFVAIYLAAVLYIGIFAFRGSRGSGAEDFFLAGRSLGGFVFLFSLFGTHMTAFAILGSSGHAFHNGIVTYGLMASSSAIVVPLLLLFLGTRLWSIGKHHGFMTPVQIFRDRWECGHIGTVIFVVKAALLVPYIIIGVIGGGTALRAVSGGLVPYWLGGAIVAIVVMSYVFFGGMRGTAWVNTFQTLLFLSFGAIAVLIIGYGMGGFGTAMEKMLASPALAPLLSRERIPPAYFFSYTFIPLSAIAFPHIGIFCLTARTMGQFRRTVLLYPICLLLIWLPCVYLGVAANSADDVPGIQAKIEARERLATDGPALDAATRDQLRARMVSDDVLLLLLGRFAPAWLAGILGAGIMAAVMASDSQILALSTMFTEDIFAYYGHKERFGEAAQVYTGRAFVIALTACAYAVALKFPGNIFELASQYAFSGFAALSPLVAGALLWRGSTKWGALASTLTVAAAVLAMGVFQARVTAPGVYWNVAGIDVIARTPAGTTVFGMLPVVAMTVVSAAMMVAVSLLTPKPSLATIRRYFPAH, encoded by the coding sequence TTGGTTTCTGTCGTCTTCGTCGCCATCTATCTCGCCGCGGTGCTCTACATCGGCATCTTCGCCTTCCGCGGCTCGCGCGGCTCCGGGGCGGAGGACTTCTTCCTCGCCGGGCGTTCGCTCGGCGGATTCGTTTTCCTCTTCTCGCTGTTCGGCACTCACATGACGGCGTTCGCCATCCTCGGCTCGTCCGGGCACGCGTTCCACAATGGAATCGTCACCTACGGCCTGATGGCGTCCTCTTCGGCGATCGTGGTGCCGCTGCTGCTACTGTTCCTCGGCACGCGGCTTTGGTCGATCGGGAAGCATCACGGCTTCATGACCCCGGTGCAGATCTTTCGCGACCGCTGGGAGTGCGGCCACATCGGCACCGTAATCTTCGTGGTGAAGGCCGCGCTGCTGGTGCCCTACATCATCATCGGCGTGATCGGCGGGGGAACGGCGCTCCGAGCCGTGAGCGGAGGGCTCGTGCCGTACTGGCTCGGCGGAGCCATCGTCGCCATCGTGGTCATGTCGTACGTCTTCTTCGGCGGCATGCGCGGCACGGCCTGGGTAAACACGTTCCAGACGTTGCTGTTCCTCTCCTTCGGCGCCATCGCGGTCTTGATCATCGGCTATGGAATGGGCGGCTTCGGTACGGCGATGGAGAAGATGCTCGCCTCGCCCGCGCTCGCGCCATTGCTTTCGCGGGAACGGATCCCGCCCGCCTACTTCTTCAGTTACACGTTCATCCCGCTCTCGGCTATCGCCTTCCCGCACATCGGCATCTTCTGTCTCACGGCGCGCACCATGGGACAGTTCCGCCGCACCGTGCTGCTCTACCCGATCTGCCTGCTGCTGATCTGGCTGCCGTGCGTGTACCTGGGCGTGGCGGCAAACTCCGCCGATGACGTTCCGGGCATCCAGGCCAAGATCGAAGCGCGCGAGCGGCTGGCCACCGACGGGCCGGCGCTCGACGCCGCGACGCGCGACCAACTCCGCGCGCGGATGGTCTCCGACGATGTGCTACTGCTACTGCTCGGGCGCTTCGCGCCAGCCTGGCTCGCCGGCATCCTCGGCGCGGGGATCATGGCCGCCGTGATGGCGTCGGACTCGCAGATTCTCGCCCTGAGCACGATGTTCACCGAGGACATCTTCGCCTACTACGGCCACAAGGAACGCTTCGGCGAAGCGGCGCAAGTCTACACGGGACGCGCCTTCGTCATCGCGTTGACCGCCTGCGCCTACGCGGTGGCGCTGAAGTTCCCCGGGAACATTTTCGAGTTGGCGTCGCAGTATGCGTTCTCGGGCTTCGCGGCGTTGTCGCCGCTGGTGGCAGGGGCGCTGCTATGGCGGGGAAGCACCAAGTGGGGCGCGCTGGCGTCGACGCTCACGGTGGCCGCCGCGGTCCTCGCGATGGGCGTCTTTCAAGCGCGGGTGACGGCGCCGGGCGTCTACTGGAATGTCGCCGGCATCGACGTCATCGCGCGAACGCCAGCGGGCACTACCGTGTTCGGAATGCTGCCAGTGGTCGCGATGACGGTCGTCTCGGCGGCGATGATGGTGGCGGTATCGCTCCTGACGCCGAAACCCTCGTTGGCGACCATCCGGCGATACTTCCCGGCTCATTAG
- a CDS encoding ABC transporter permease, whose translation MTRVRNVFRPARLRAEIDEELASHIAAAAEDGRNPSEAARALGPALRLREESMDARMATWLESLVRDTVFALRQLRRRRVATAAAVVSLALAVGAVTSAFRLIDALLLRPLPVTDPASLYVVNYSIVNADGEPGDGDSFSYPLFRDMREAAADVAALMVVSYPGRIDITFGGDDAMEKAHRQWVSGTYFGLLGLKPAAGRLLTGADDRMPGAHPVAVISHDFWTRRFGRDPKAVGRTFRIGDAVYEIVGVCEPAFTGTEPGTVTELFIPAMQNERSIASSHWNWIRIWARAKNGTPSHRIRQPLQAVLTARRRAEIADWAAGTPQPVIDQYVSSKLSLVPAAAGVSATQKRYRQPLLILGAVVFLVLLIACANVANLLTAQAASREKEMALRVSIGAGRARLVQLMLIECMLMAAAATAAGGIFAWWAAPFVTGMINPPDNPVRLVLPADWRVLGFAALLAVCVTLLFGLAPSLRASAVQPVGALKGGIDPHSRRRLMNALVAAQVAFCFVVHFVTGLFVASYDRLSHQPTGFRSDGVLLLETVARGKDLPADAWNQAAARLRDTPGIESASYASWGLMAGSSMMSSVRVPGRRPDARSPYGLGVSPGWIETMGIELIDGRDLHPEDRASSVGEQRQVTEGRVLVNEAFARKYFDGRNPVGLTFQILGRFNIPVRNTIVGYVRDAKYDRMREEFRPTFYTPFRGGEWGTFVVRRAGGPASAVDALRRAVHEARPELRVSNVAEQSELVARQTLRERLLATLSSFFAGVALLLAAVGLYGVLNYAVVQRRREIGIRIALGARTGDVARHVSAEVFAMLLLGSAIGLGAGLASERLVASLLFEVAGREPLLLLTPLATMLAAAMLAALPPVMRASRTDPANALRAE comes from the coding sequence ATGACGCGCGTCCGCAACGTATTCCGCCCGGCGCGGTTGCGAGCGGAGATCGACGAGGAACTCGCCTCGCACATCGCGGCGGCGGCCGAGGATGGCCGGAATCCCTCCGAAGCCGCCCGGGCTCTCGGGCCGGCTTTGCGGTTGCGCGAGGAATCGATGGATGCGCGGATGGCGACGTGGCTCGAGTCCCTGGTGCGGGACACGGTTTTCGCGCTTCGCCAGTTGCGGCGCCGCCGCGTTGCCACCGCCGCTGCCGTCGTATCGCTGGCGCTGGCCGTCGGCGCGGTAACCTCGGCGTTCCGTCTCATTGATGCCCTGCTGCTGCGCCCCCTGCCGGTGACGGATCCGGCGTCGCTCTACGTGGTCAATTACTCGATCGTGAATGCGGATGGAGAGCCCGGGGATGGAGACAGCTTCTCCTACCCGCTGTTCCGCGACATGCGCGAAGCGGCGGCGGATGTGGCGGCGCTGATGGTGGTGAGCTATCCGGGCCGAATCGACATCACCTTCGGTGGCGACGATGCGATGGAGAAGGCGCATCGGCAATGGGTCTCGGGGACCTACTTCGGCCTGCTCGGACTCAAGCCCGCCGCCGGCCGCCTCCTCACCGGGGCCGACGACCGTATGCCCGGCGCGCATCCGGTGGCCGTGATCAGCCACGACTTCTGGACCCGCCGTTTCGGGCGCGATCCGAAGGCCGTGGGCCGGACATTTCGCATCGGAGACGCGGTGTACGAAATCGTCGGCGTCTGCGAACCGGCGTTCACGGGAACTGAACCCGGCACGGTGACGGAACTGTTCATTCCGGCCATGCAGAATGAGCGGTCGATCGCCAGTTCCCACTGGAACTGGATCCGCATCTGGGCGAGGGCGAAAAACGGAACGCCATCGCACCGGATCCGCCAACCGCTGCAGGCGGTGCTAACCGCGCGGCGCCGCGCGGAGATCGCCGATTGGGCGGCCGGAACTCCGCAACCAGTGATTGATCAGTACGTGAGCTCCAAGTTGAGCCTGGTGCCGGCCGCCGCGGGCGTTTCCGCCACCCAGAAGCGATACCGCCAGCCGCTGCTGATCCTGGGGGCGGTGGTGTTCCTCGTCCTGCTGATCGCGTGCGCGAACGTGGCGAACCTGCTCACCGCGCAGGCGGCCTCGCGCGAAAAGGAGATGGCGCTGCGCGTGTCGATCGGCGCCGGGCGGGCCCGCCTGGTGCAGTTGATGCTGATCGAATGCATGCTCATGGCCGCCGCGGCCACCGCTGCCGGAGGAATATTCGCGTGGTGGGCCGCTCCGTTTGTCACCGGAATGATCAATCCGCCGGACAACCCGGTGCGGCTCGTCCTTCCCGCGGACTGGCGCGTGCTCGGGTTCGCGGCGCTTCTGGCCGTTTGTGTCACGTTGCTGTTCGGGCTCGCTCCCTCATTGCGCGCCTCGGCTGTTCAGCCGGTGGGGGCGCTGAAAGGCGGCATCGATCCCCATTCCCGAAGGCGGCTGATGAACGCACTCGTCGCCGCGCAGGTGGCCTTCTGCTTTGTGGTCCATTTCGTTACGGGATTGTTCGTGGCCAGCTATGACCGTCTTTCCCACCAGCCCACCGGATTTCGGAGCGACGGAGTGCTCCTGCTTGAGACGGTGGCGCGCGGAAAGGATCTGCCTGCGGACGCCTGGAATCAGGCAGCCGCGCGGCTGCGGGACACGCCCGGCATCGAATCGGCATCGTATGCGAGTTGGGGGTTGATGGCCGGCAGCAGCATGATGTCGTCGGTTCGCGTGCCGGGGCGCCGGCCCGATGCGCGCTCGCCTTACGGACTCGGCGTGTCGCCAGGGTGGATCGAAACGATGGGGATCGAACTGATCGATGGGCGGGACTTGCATCCCGAAGACCGTGCTTCGTCGGTGGGCGAGCAGCGCCAGGTCACCGAAGGGCGAGTGCTCGTGAACGAAGCGTTCGCGCGAAAATACTTCGACGGCCGCAATCCCGTGGGGCTCACCTTCCAGATCCTCGGCCGGTTCAATATCCCGGTGCGCAACACGATCGTGGGTTACGTGCGGGACGCCAAATACGATCGGATGCGGGAGGAGTTTCGGCCAACGTTCTATACGCCGTTTCGCGGCGGCGAATGGGGTACGTTCGTGGTGCGAAGGGCCGGAGGGCCGGCCTCCGCCGTGGATGCCCTCCGGCGCGCCGTGCATGAGGCGCGCCCCGAGTTGCGGGTGTCGAACGTCGCGGAGCAAAGCGAACTGGTGGCCCGCCAGACCCTGCGGGAAAGGCTGCTGGCGACGCTCTCGTCCTTCTTTGCCGGAGTCGCGCTGCTGCTTGCGGCGGTGGGGCTCTACGGCGTGCTGAACTACGCGGTGGTGCAGCGCCGGCGCGAGATCGGGATCCGGATCGCGCTGGGGGCGCGCACGGGCGACGTTGCGCGGCACGTGTCGGCGGAGGTGTTCGCGATGCTGCTCTTGGGGTCCGCGATTGGACTCGGCGCCGGGCTGGCGAGTGAGCGATTGGTCGCGAGCCTGCTGTTCGAAGTGGCCGGAAGAGAACCGCTGCTGCTGCTCACTCCGCTGGCGACGATGCTCGCCGCGGCGATGTTGGCGGCGCTGCCTCCGGTGATGCGGGCCAGCCGCACCGATCCCGCCAACGCGTTGCGCGCCGAGTGA
- a CDS encoding PEP-CTERM sorting domain-containing protein (PEP-CTERM proteins occur, often in large numbers, in the proteomes of bacteria that also encode an exosortase, a predicted intramembrane cysteine proteinase. The presence of a PEP-CTERM domain at a protein's C-terminus predicts cleavage within the sorting domain, followed by covalent anchoring to some some component of the (usually Gram-negative) cell surface. Many PEP-CTERM proteins exhibit an unusual sequence composition that includes large numbers of potential glycosylation sites. Expression of one such protein has been shown restore the ability of a bacterium to form floc, a type of biofilm.) yields MKPLFCLAFAAGSLVAAPVNWVDWTSGTAGTNGSATGVLNIGLTTVNVAYTGEIAFIITGAGANYWSPDAPYLSPTVDNAPPASDIIALSQTGSKTLTFSQPVDNLFFAIVSLNGNGYSFNQDFEIVSGNGIGGFWGAGTLTKTNPSAGIYQLNGSGEPHGVIRFTGAVSSITWTSLTNENWNGFTVGTFGLARDPGQVPEPGTWALVLAGLVPVAWRRFRR; encoded by the coding sequence ATGAAACCATTGTTCTGTCTCGCCTTTGCGGCGGGCAGCCTGGTGGCGGCCCCGGTCAACTGGGTGGACTGGACGAGCGGCACTGCGGGAACCAATGGGTCGGCCACTGGTGTTCTGAACATCGGGTTGACCACGGTGAACGTCGCGTACACCGGTGAAATCGCCTTTATCATCACGGGCGCGGGCGCCAACTACTGGAGCCCGGACGCGCCGTACCTCAGCCCAACGGTCGACAACGCTCCGCCGGCCAGCGACATTATCGCCTTGTCCCAAACGGGCTCGAAGACGCTGACCTTCTCGCAACCTGTCGACAACCTGTTTTTCGCGATCGTGAGCCTCAACGGCAACGGCTACAGCTTCAATCAGGATTTCGAGATCGTGAGCGGCAACGGGATTGGCGGATTTTGGGGCGCCGGCACCCTCACCAAGACCAATCCGTCCGCTGGCATTTACCAGCTCAACGGGTCAGGCGAACCGCACGGCGTGATCCGCTTCACGGGCGCGGTGTCGTCAATCACCTGGACCAGCCTCACCAACGAGAACTGGAACGGCTTCACGGTGGGCACGTTCGGACTCGCCCGCGACCCCGGTCAAGTACCGGAGCCAGGCACGTGGGCGCTGGTTCTGGCCGGACTCGTGCCGGTGGCGTGGCGCCGTTTTCGCCGCTAG
- a CDS encoding PadR family transcriptional regulator, whose amino-acid sequence MGKNDSLQGSLELLILKVLSRQPSLHGYALMTAIRGASGEVLRVEEGSLYPALHRLEEQGAIKAQWVERDGGRRSRVYALSAAGKKRLAAEEDRWRSTSAAILRVLEAM is encoded by the coding sequence GTGGGAAAGAACGATTCGTTACAAGGTTCGCTCGAACTTCTGATCCTCAAGGTGCTGTCGCGCCAGCCTTCCCTCCACGGCTATGCGCTGATGACGGCCATCCGAGGCGCGTCCGGCGAGGTGCTGCGCGTGGAGGAGGGCTCGCTCTACCCGGCCCTGCACCGGCTCGAGGAACAGGGCGCGATCAAAGCGCAGTGGGTGGAGCGCGACGGCGGGCGCCGTTCCCGGGTCTACGCGCTCTCCGCCGCGGGGAAGAAACGCCTGGCGGCGGAAGAGGATCGCTGGCGGTCTACTTCGGCGGCGATCCTGCGGGTGCTGGAGGCGATGTGA
- a CDS encoding D-2-hydroxyacid dehydrogenase, with protein MHRILLALAACALLGSAQTKKILVSGQPPDVIADWQSVSSKVKLVPVTKDTALAEIADADAYVGGDITPQLVRAARKLQWVQVTSAGVERVLHLSGGNDLRDSNAILTNNQIVQGPEIADHALAMLLYFTRNLHVYSDDRKIENWRRERFPGIELNTKRALVIGCGGIGQQIALRSWAFGMKVTCIDPDDLPYSPFIERVVKPDQIDSVIGEADVVFISAPHTPKSHKMVGPKQFELMKKGSYFIAVSRGGIYDLDALVKALDSQRVAAAGVDVTDPEPLPKGHALWKFPNAIVTPHIAGRSDLDRGRMLGTVKENIRRFAEGLPLVNVVDKQKGY; from the coding sequence ATGCATCGAATCCTCCTCGCACTCGCGGCCTGTGCGTTGCTCGGCTCCGCCCAGACAAAAAAAATCCTCGTTTCCGGTCAGCCCCCCGACGTCATCGCCGACTGGCAGTCCGTGTCGTCCAAAGTGAAGCTGGTGCCCGTGACCAAGGATACGGCGCTCGCCGAGATCGCCGACGCCGACGCCTACGTGGGCGGCGACATCACACCGCAGTTGGTCCGCGCGGCAAGGAAGCTCCAGTGGGTGCAGGTGACGAGCGCGGGCGTGGAGCGCGTACTCCATCTTTCCGGCGGCAATGACCTGCGCGATTCCAACGCCATCCTCACCAACAACCAGATCGTGCAGGGGCCGGAGATTGCCGATCACGCGCTGGCAATGCTGCTCTATTTCACTCGCAACCTGCATGTTTACTCGGATGACCGGAAGATCGAGAACTGGCGCCGGGAGCGCTTCCCCGGAATCGAGTTGAACACTAAGCGCGCGCTCGTCATCGGATGCGGCGGCATCGGCCAGCAGATCGCGCTGCGGTCCTGGGCGTTCGGCATGAAGGTGACCTGCATCGATCCGGATGACCTTCCGTACTCGCCGTTCATCGAGCGCGTGGTGAAACCGGACCAGATCGACTCGGTGATCGGAGAGGCCGACGTGGTGTTCATCTCCGCGCCGCACACGCCCAAGAGCCACAAGATGGTGGGGCCGAAACAGTTCGAACTGATGAAGAAGGGCTCGTATTTCATCGCCGTCAGCCGCGGCGGAATCTACGATCTGGACGCGCTGGTGAAGGCGCTGGACTCGCAGCGAGTGGCCGCCGCCGGTGTTGACGTCACCGATCCCGAGCCGCTCCCCAAGGGCCACGCGCTCTGGAAGTTCCCGAACGCGATCGTCACGCCGCACATCGCTGGCCGCAGCGATCTCGACCGCGGTCGCATGCTCGGCACGGTGAAAGAGAACATCCGGCGCTTCGCCGAAGGGCTGCCGCTGGTGAACGTGGTCGATAAGCAGAAAGGTTACTGA